The following coding sequences lie in one Myxococcus xanthus genomic window:
- a CDS encoding AAA family ATPase: MSTPSTVESHAFTSVEDAEKRLEQVGYLSSPEIATAAFLADRMDKPILVEGPAGVGKTELAKALAQALGREFIRLQCYEGLDEAKALYEWEYAKQLLYTQLLKDKIGDMVQGTTTLAQAADRLASSDAVFFSERFLLPRPVLKAQLSERPALLLVDEIDKADPEFEAFLLEVLSDNAVTIPELGTFRAKHIPRVLLTSNAARELSDALKRRCLHLHIDFPDRERELRIVRSRLPQVPQVLAEQVVEAVAAIRSLDLKKAPSISETLDWAQSLALLNAEQLTADVVASTLNLVLKYEGDIEKAKANLSQIAQA; encoded by the coding sequence GTGAGCACCCCTTCGACGGTTGAGAGCCACGCCTTCACCAGCGTGGAGGACGCGGAAAAGCGCCTGGAGCAGGTGGGCTATCTATCCTCGCCGGAGATCGCCACGGCGGCCTTCCTGGCGGACCGGATGGACAAACCCATCCTGGTGGAAGGCCCCGCCGGCGTCGGCAAGACGGAGCTGGCCAAGGCCCTGGCCCAGGCGCTGGGCCGCGAGTTCATCCGGCTCCAGTGCTACGAAGGCCTGGACGAAGCGAAGGCCCTCTACGAGTGGGAGTACGCCAAGCAGCTGCTCTACACCCAGCTCCTCAAGGACAAGATTGGGGACATGGTGCAAGGCACCACCACGCTGGCGCAGGCGGCGGACCGGCTGGCCTCCAGCGACGCGGTGTTCTTCTCCGAACGCTTCCTGCTGCCCCGCCCCGTGCTGAAGGCGCAGCTCTCCGAGCGCCCCGCCCTGCTGCTGGTGGACGAAATCGACAAGGCGGACCCGGAGTTCGAGGCCTTCCTGCTGGAGGTGCTCTCCGACAACGCCGTCACCATCCCCGAGTTGGGCACCTTCCGGGCAAAGCACATCCCCCGCGTGCTGCTCACCTCCAACGCCGCGCGCGAGCTGTCCGACGCGCTCAAGCGCCGCTGCCTCCACCTGCACATCGACTTCCCGGACCGCGAGCGCGAGCTGCGCATCGTCCGCTCGCGACTGCCCCAGGTGCCGCAGGTGCTGGCGGAGCAGGTGGTGGAAGCGGTGGCCGCCATCCGCTCGCTCGACCTGAAGAAGGCGCCCTCCATCAGCGAGACGCTCGACTGGGCCCAGAGCCTGGCGCTGCTGAACGCGGAGCAGCTCACCGCCGACGTGGTGGCCTCCACGCTGAACCTCGTCCTCAAATACGAAGGCGACATCGAGAAGGCGAAGGCCAACCTCTCGCAGATTGCCCAGGCCTGA